From Domibacillus sp. DTU_2020_1001157_1_SI_ALB_TIR_016, a single genomic window includes:
- a CDS encoding Gfo/Idh/MocA family oxidoreductase codes for MKKLNVGMIGGGFMGKAHALAYAGMPMFFWPAPVIPHRHTVVDVTDELAKDAAARLGFDNYSSDWRKVVEDPEIDIIDIVTPNDSHAEIAIAAAKAGKHIISEKPLARDAAEAKTMLDAVKEAGVKHMVAFNYRRTPAVALAKKYIEEGKLGEILNFRGTYLQDWSADPNSPLSWRFQKDRAGSGALGDIGTHVIDFARYLVGEISDVNAVAKTWIGERPIQSGGADKLGTVKADEDVPKAAVDVDDEFMTLVKFENGAVGSIEATRNAWGRNNFLTFEIHGEKGSLVFNYERRDELQVCFSDDPGDSRGFRTVYTGPAHPYGEGLWPIPALGIGYGETKIIETYDFMKSIAEDTKVSPDFEDGYQIAVISDAILESAEKGEWVNLSKQGEMVNLSK; via the coding sequence ATGAAAAAACTTAATGTAGGCATGATTGGCGGAGGATTTATGGGGAAAGCGCATGCACTTGCTTATGCAGGGATGCCAATGTTTTTCTGGCCGGCTCCAGTAATTCCACACCGTCACACGGTAGTAGATGTAACAGACGAATTGGCAAAAGATGCAGCAGCACGCCTTGGGTTTGACAACTATTCTTCAGACTGGAGAAAAGTAGTGGAAGATCCGGAAATCGATATTATCGACATTGTAACGCCAAATGATTCTCATGCTGAAATTGCGATCGCTGCCGCTAAAGCGGGCAAGCATATTATTTCCGAAAAGCCGCTTGCGCGTGATGCAGCGGAAGCAAAAACCATGCTAGATGCCGTAAAAGAAGCAGGCGTAAAGCACATGGTTGCGTTCAACTACCGCAGAACACCAGCGGTTGCGCTGGCGAAAAAATACATTGAAGAAGGCAAGCTGGGCGAGATTTTGAATTTCCGCGGCACGTACCTGCAGGACTGGTCGGCTGATCCGAATTCACCCCTTTCATGGCGCTTCCAAAAAGACCGTGCAGGTTCCGGTGCACTTGGCGATATCGGAACACACGTGATTGACTTTGCCCGCTACCTTGTCGGTGAGATCTCCGATGTAAACGCTGTCGCAAAAACATGGATCGGCGAACGCCCAATTCAAAGCGGGGGCGCTGATAAGCTTGGTACCGTAAAAGCAGATGAAGATGTACCAAAAGCAGCGGTTGATGTAGATGATGAATTCATGACACTTGTGAAATTTGAAAATGGTGCTGTTGGAAGCATTGAAGCAACCCGCAACGCGTGGGGACGCAACAACTTCCTGACATTTGAAATTCACGGTGAAAAAGGGTCTCTTGTCTTTAACTATGAGCGCCGCGATGAACTGCAGGTATGCTTCTCAGATGATCCGGGCGACAGCCGTGGTTTCAGAACCGTGTATACAGGTCCTGCTCATCCATACGGAGAAGGCTTATGGCCAATCCCGGCACTTGGAATCGGCTACGGTGAAACGAAAATTATTGAAACATATGACTTTATGAAATCTATTGCGGAAGATACAAAAGTCTCACCTGACTTTGAAGACGGCTACCAAATCGCCGTTATTTCAGATGCGATTCTGGAATCAGCGGAAAAAGGCGAATGGGTGAATCTTTCGAAACAAGGCGAAATGGTGAATCTTTCAAAATAA
- a CDS encoding sugar phosphate isomerase/epimerase family protein — MKFGYQTNTWGGVVGHPAGVTSIKDLYYLANGSTEEALKDISEAGFKGFEIFDGNLMQYKDNKEEFKALLAKYKLTLIGVYTGGNFIYPDILEEELTKIEEVAALSAEFSARHLVIGGGAVRSAGILESDYEDLGTALNKVQEIAEKHGLIPTYHPHLGTNVEAPEQLDKLMQHTTIDLCPDTAHIEAGGGDPVEVVRKYADRIKYIHFKDYENGEFLPLGKGHQKFEEMVRILNEAGYDDWITVELDSYEVPKQGAEISRSFLASFEKTQMAN; from the coding sequence ATGAAATTTGGATACCAAACAAATACGTGGGGCGGGGTTGTCGGTCATCCTGCCGGAGTCACTTCAATAAAAGATCTTTATTACCTAGCGAATGGCTCTACCGAGGAAGCTTTAAAGGACATTTCGGAAGCCGGCTTTAAAGGATTTGAAATTTTTGATGGAAACCTGATGCAGTATAAGGACAATAAAGAAGAATTTAAAGCGTTGCTTGCAAAATACAAACTAACCTTGATTGGTGTTTATACAGGCGGGAACTTTATTTACCCGGATATTTTGGAAGAAGAATTAACAAAAATTGAAGAAGTAGCTGCACTTTCTGCTGAATTTAGTGCTCGTCATTTAGTTATCGGCGGAGGAGCTGTCCGTTCGGCGGGTATTCTAGAAAGCGATTACGAAGATTTGGGGACAGCACTTAATAAGGTACAAGAGATTGCAGAAAAACATGGGTTGATCCCAACGTATCACCCGCACCTTGGAACAAATGTGGAAGCGCCTGAACAATTAGATAAGTTAATGCAGCATACAACTATCGATTTATGCCCTGATACGGCTCATATTGAAGCAGGCGGCGGTGATCCGGTAGAAGTTGTTCGTAAATATGCAGACCGGATTAAATACATTCACTTTAAAGATTATGAGAATGGCGAGTTTCTTCCTTTAGGAAAAGGCCATCAGAAGTTTGAGGAAATGGTCCGCATTCTAAATGAAGCCGGTTACGATGATTGGATTACGGTTGAGCTAGACAGCTATGAGGTACCAAAGCAAGGGGCGGAAATAAGCCGAAGCTTCTTAGCGTCATTTGAAAAAACACAAATGGCAAACTAA
- a CDS encoding sugar ABC transporter ATP-binding protein, which translates to MEKPMLSMKNISKAFNGITVLNSVDFSVKKGEVHALMGGNGAGKSTLMKILTGVYTADQGEIYIDDQLVEINNTDDARKNYISMIFQEFSLIPTLTVAQNIFLTREDKTSIGLLNDKECVEKTRNLLQELEVDIDPNELVGNLGVGYWQMTEIAKALSQETKILVMDEPTASLTKKETKILFSFINQLKSKGYAIIYISHRMDEILEVCDRITILRDGKHVATEDCKQIDLDMVIQYIVGTGMDKAFEWKEREYAKDVAPVLEVKNLSLDSKVQDVNFNLYPGEIVGIAGLMGSGRTETVSAIFGTGPKDSGDIIINGQPVTVKNASDAIKAGLALIPEDRRVQGLVLEHSVKDNIILPILSKMQKGFFIDNKKANKVANDFVRKLNIKTDDIYKTTNLLSGGNQQKIVLAKWLANDPAVLMLDEPTIGVDIGAKTEIVDVVRELADSGKAVLVISSELPELLALSDRILVMHEGRIIKEMQRREIETEEELQHAIQGF; encoded by the coding sequence TTGGAAAAGCCGATGCTTTCGATGAAAAATATCTCAAAAGCGTTTAATGGAATTACGGTACTCAATTCAGTTGATTTCTCTGTTAAAAAGGGTGAAGTTCATGCGCTCATGGGCGGGAACGGAGCCGGAAAATCGACATTAATGAAAATTTTAACAGGTGTTTACACAGCCGATCAAGGCGAAATTTACATTGATGACCAGCTCGTTGAAATTAACAATACAGATGATGCAAGAAAAAATTATATATCTATGATTTTTCAGGAGTTCAGCTTAATTCCTACGTTAACAGTAGCACAAAATATTTTTCTTACTAGAGAAGATAAAACATCAATCGGACTACTAAATGATAAAGAGTGTGTGGAAAAAACGAGAAATTTGCTTCAAGAGCTAGAAGTCGACATTGATCCGAACGAACTTGTCGGTAATCTCGGTGTAGGGTATTGGCAGATGACCGAAATCGCAAAAGCATTATCACAGGAAACAAAAATTCTCGTCATGGACGAGCCAACCGCTTCTTTAACAAAAAAAGAAACAAAAATATTATTTTCCTTTATTAATCAATTGAAATCAAAAGGCTATGCGATTATTTATATTTCACATCGTATGGATGAGATTCTTGAAGTTTGTGACCGAATTACCATTTTACGTGACGGGAAACATGTCGCTACTGAAGACTGCAAACAAATCGATCTTGATATGGTTATTCAGTACATTGTCGGAACGGGTATGGATAAAGCATTTGAATGGAAAGAACGGGAGTATGCAAAAGACGTTGCGCCTGTACTGGAAGTAAAGAATTTATCACTTGATTCAAAAGTCCAGGATGTGAATTTTAACCTGTACCCGGGTGAGATTGTTGGCATCGCAGGATTGATGGGAAGCGGCCGTACTGAAACGGTAAGCGCTATCTTTGGAACGGGTCCGAAAGACAGCGGCGATATTATTATAAACGGCCAGCCTGTAACGGTTAAAAATGCATCCGATGCTATTAAAGCAGGATTGGCTCTTATTCCGGAAGACCGGCGTGTCCAAGGTCTTGTTCTAGAGCATAGTGTAAAAGACAACATTATCCTGCCGATCTTATCAAAAATGCAGAAAGGTTTCTTTATTGATAATAAAAAAGCCAATAAAGTGGCCAATGACTTTGTAAGAAAACTAAACATTAAAACAGACGATATTTATAAAACAACCAATCTATTATCCGGCGGCAATCAGCAGAAAATTGTTTTGGCAAAATGGCTGGCAAATGATCCAGCGGTGCTTATGCTTGATGAACCAACCATTGGGGTGGACATCGGAGCTAAAACGGAAATTGTTGATGTAGTTCGGGAACTAGCAGACAGCGGGAAAGCCGTTCTGGTCATTTCCTCAGAACTTCCGGAGCTTCTCGCATTAAGTGACCGTATATTGGTCATGCATGAAGGGCGCATTATCAAAGAAATGCAAAGACGTGAAATTGAAACAGAGGAGGAGTTACAACATGCAATCCAAGGGTTCTAA
- a CDS encoding LytTR family DNA-binding domain-containing protein, giving the protein MKVLIAEDDAASRKLLRYFIGSLPDYKIVGEATNGEELIKYVTKEKPDIALVDIGMPLMDGMEAVKACKELFPSLQVIFTTGHDDYALEAFNVRAVDYILKPIERNRLYSALERAAQAGKLKAGKEPSAKKNLTIKQHKNIIFIPLDEIIFIEREDRKSVIYTRNNKFETNETLASLEEALDSRFIASHRSCIINMRLLIKIEAAGQGYKAYFKDYDRSAKVSKHKIDELQRYMS; this is encoded by the coding sequence ATGAAAGTGTTAATCGCTGAGGATGACGCAGCCTCAAGAAAACTGTTAAGATATTTTATCGGCAGTTTACCTGATTATAAAATTGTTGGAGAAGCAACGAACGGTGAAGAATTAATCAAGTATGTGACGAAAGAAAAACCGGATATTGCTTTGGTGGATATTGGAATGCCTTTAATGGATGGTATGGAAGCAGTTAAAGCATGTAAAGAACTTTTTCCATCCTTGCAGGTTATTTTTACTACCGGCCATGACGATTATGCACTCGAGGCATTTAATGTAAGAGCTGTTGATTATATTTTAAAGCCAATTGAGCGAAATCGTTTATACAGTGCGTTAGAGAGGGCTGCACAAGCCGGTAAACTAAAAGCTGGTAAAGAGCCGTCTGCTAAAAAGAATTTAACGATTAAACAGCACAAAAATATCATTTTTATTCCGCTTGATGAAATTATCTTTATAGAGAGAGAGGATCGCAAATCCGTCATTTATACAAGAAATAATAAATTCGAAACAAATGAAACGTTAGCAAGCTTAGAAGAAGCTCTTGACTCCAGGTTTATAGCGTCTCATAGATCCTGTATCATTAATATGAGGCTTTTAATAAAAATTGAAGCAGCGGGTCAAGGATATAAAGCATATTTTAAAGATTATGACCGGTCAGCAAAGGTTTCAAAGCATAAAATCGATGAATTGCAAAGATATATGTCATAA
- a CDS encoding substrate-binding domain-containing protein, with translation MKDSGYVSEEGFQDTGMIFKFIRKNNKFIHTFSEGELLYKMNFHPEGLIGKTLYEVYPDDIEMANLLITYYEKAWEGRFVKYEGVYNDIQYVTYLRPLVSEGKVVEIVGTCIDITKRKKMEEEIRQKENLYRTVLGTMSEAVLIETGGEIITLNESANKMLRIKTGDFTESSMKELNQEYIKENGSTIPYSELPGVITQRNGTPIKDFILGVKDKNKETKWLSVNSNPLTLPGKYERSALVTLSEITFQKQQERKLMDSYAFQRNLIDRLDSGIIVTDRNKKIRLMNKKFYEMFKLDGEIDLYIGHHAPDLHSFFEEEMNELETEKLGNQNSIAKEIEVHQTVILQCNCVPLNKENEDYGYLWGFEDVTESKRMEKMIIQAKEEAEKANVAKSDFLSKMSHELRTPLNGILGFAQLLEVEEGLTETQQDFVQEILNGGRHLLELVNEVLDLSRIETGNLKISIDEVNLLTVMNECINIVQPLAKKKNISIHNQLTPFQNTLVLADPIRLKQIILNLLDNAIKYNKDYGKINIDCYQKGSEQVVHIVDTGIGLSKEEYTKIFVPFYRIEGTKEAGTGIGLSLVKQLVHLMGGDISVTSTKGKGSDFSFSLPVPTNLKAAVRWGEQVEPRTVSNDKAEHYRLLYIEDNKANFHLVSNIIESQPSFTLLSAPTGKKGLELAAKKKVDLILLDINLPDIHGYEVFDRLKRNEQTKDIAVIAVSANAMPVDIQYALAKGFDNYVTKPINVKEFLTVVQETLNKTIYQNIPDHNILSTGPYGEEAVSAKTLQLSLEDLKKIKKKNYKAAIAMHYGGSDWSRSQVEGVKATFEKMGIEIIAVTDAQFDWEKQVADIEAILAQRPDILISIPVKPARMESIYKKAAQANTKLVFMDNIPKNLQHGKDYVSIVSSDNYGNGIESAHVMADKLGGKGNIGVIYYKEDFFATKQRTEAFEKTIQEAYPKIRIVDRIGIDGPNDGQKAAASMIGKHQDLNGIFVVWDVPAEGALKAAHAEGRNDLVITTADLGLNVAVEIAQGGLIKGLGAQLPYQQGVAEAILAGYALIGKYAPPYVAVPSLRVTKENILDAWKLVYNKEAPAIIQKAAAQEEV, from the coding sequence ATGAAGGATTCGGGATATGTTTCAGAGGAAGGCTTTCAGGACACGGGAATGATATTTAAGTTTATACGCAAAAATAACAAGTTTATCCATACGTTTTCTGAAGGCGAATTACTTTATAAAATGAATTTTCACCCAGAAGGGCTTATTGGAAAAACATTATATGAAGTGTATCCAGACGACATTGAGATGGCAAACTTATTAATTACATATTACGAAAAAGCGTGGGAAGGCCGTTTTGTCAAATACGAAGGTGTGTACAATGATATACAGTATGTGACATATTTAAGACCTTTGGTTTCAGAAGGGAAAGTGGTTGAAATAGTCGGAACGTGTATTGACATCACAAAAAGAAAAAAGATGGAAGAAGAGATCCGACAAAAAGAAAATTTATATCGGACGGTTCTTGGGACAATGTCCGAAGCGGTACTGATTGAAACAGGGGGAGAAATCATCACGCTTAATGAAAGCGCAAACAAAATGCTTAGGATTAAAACAGGTGATTTTACAGAATCTTCTATGAAGGAATTAAATCAGGAGTACATAAAAGAAAACGGCTCAACGATTCCTTATTCAGAGCTGCCGGGGGTCATTACCCAGCGGAATGGCACTCCTATTAAAGATTTTATATTAGGAGTAAAAGATAAAAACAAGGAAACAAAGTGGCTTTCTGTTAATTCTAACCCGCTTACATTACCGGGTAAGTATGAACGTTCTGCCCTTGTGACACTATCCGAAATTACATTTCAAAAACAACAAGAAAGAAAATTAATGGATTCTTACGCTTTTCAGCGCAATTTGATTGATCGGCTGGACAGCGGAATTATTGTGACAGATCGAAATAAAAAGATTAGGCTTATGAACAAGAAGTTTTATGAAATGTTCAAGTTAGACGGCGAGATTGATTTATACATTGGACATCATGCTCCGGACCTACATAGCTTTTTTGAAGAAGAAATGAATGAGCTGGAAACTGAAAAGCTCGGAAATCAGAACAGCATAGCAAAAGAGATTGAAGTCCATCAAACTGTCATACTGCAGTGTAACTGTGTTCCACTTAATAAGGAAAACGAAGATTATGGTTATTTGTGGGGTTTTGAAGATGTGACTGAAAGCAAAAGAATGGAAAAAATGATTATTCAAGCAAAAGAAGAAGCTGAAAAAGCAAATGTAGCTAAATCGGACTTTCTGTCTAAAATGAGCCATGAGCTCCGTACGCCGCTAAATGGCATTCTTGGCTTTGCTCAGCTTTTGGAAGTGGAAGAGGGATTAACCGAAACGCAGCAAGACTTTGTTCAGGAAATTTTAAATGGAGGAAGACATTTACTAGAATTAGTAAATGAAGTATTGGATTTATCGAGAATCGAAACAGGCAATTTGAAAATTTCAATAGATGAGGTTAATCTTCTTACCGTTATGAACGAATGCATCAATATTGTTCAGCCGCTGGCAAAGAAAAAGAACATAAGCATTCATAATCAATTAACTCCCTTTCAAAACACCTTAGTTCTTGCTGATCCAATTCGCCTTAAACAAATAATCCTTAACCTTCTGGATAATGCCATTAAGTATAACAAGGATTACGGAAAAATAAATATTGATTGCTATCAAAAAGGGAGCGAGCAGGTTGTTCATATCGTGGATACAGGTATAGGGCTTTCAAAAGAAGAATATACTAAAATATTTGTTCCGTTCTATCGAATCGAAGGCACAAAGGAAGCAGGAACAGGCATCGGCTTGTCTCTCGTTAAACAGCTTGTACACTTAATGGGAGGGGATATTAGTGTGACAAGCACTAAAGGAAAAGGAAGTGATTTTTCTTTTAGTCTGCCCGTTCCAACTAATTTAAAAGCCGCTGTCAGGTGGGGTGAGCAGGTGGAACCACGTACTGTAAGCAATGATAAAGCAGAGCACTACCGCTTGCTCTATATCGAAGATAATAAGGCCAATTTTCATTTAGTAAGTAACATTATTGAATCGCAGCCTTCCTTTACGCTCTTATCAGCCCCCACTGGAAAAAAAGGATTAGAACTCGCAGCGAAGAAAAAAGTGGATTTAATTTTGCTTGATATTAATCTCCCCGATATTCATGGTTACGAAGTTTTTGACAGGCTAAAAAGGAATGAACAAACGAAGGATATTGCCGTTATTGCAGTCAGTGCAAATGCGATGCCAGTGGATATTCAATATGCCTTGGCTAAAGGGTTTGATAACTATGTGACAAAACCCATAAATGTAAAAGAGTTTTTAACAGTCGTGCAGGAAACGTTAAATAAAACAATTTATCAAAATATCCCAGATCATAACATTTTAAGCACAGGACCTTACGGGGAAGAAGCTGTCTCCGCAAAAACACTCCAGTTATCTTTAGAAGATTTGAAGAAAATCAAGAAAAAGAACTACAAAGCAGCCATCGCCATGCACTATGGCGGAAGCGATTGGTCAAGGTCCCAAGTGGAAGGAGTAAAAGCCACTTTTGAAAAAATGGGGATTGAGATCATAGCGGTAACGGATGCCCAATTTGACTGGGAAAAGCAAGTGGCGGATATTGAAGCCATTTTAGCCCAAAGGCCGGATATACTTATAAGTATCCCTGTAAAACCGGCACGAATGGAAAGCATATATAAAAAAGCAGCCCAGGCGAATACAAAGCTGGTATTCATGGATAATATACCAAAGAATCTACAGCATGGAAAAGATTATGTTAGTATTGTATCCTCAGACAACTATGGAAATGGTATTGAATCCGCTCATGTTATGGCTGATAAATTAGGTGGAAAAGGCAATATAGGCGTTATTTATTATAAAGAGGATTTTTTTGCAACCAAACAAAGAACAGAAGCATTTGAAAAAACGATACAAGAAGCTTATCCTAAAATTCGAATTGTTGACCGCATTGGCATTGACGGTCCGAATGATGGACAAAAAGCAGCAGCTTCCATGATTGGAAAACATCAGGACTTGAATGGTATCTTTGTCGTGTGGGATGTGCCAGCTGAAGGAGCCTTAAAAGCTGCTCATGCTGAAGGAAGAAATGATTTGGTCATTACAACGGCCGATTTGGGCTTAAATGTGGCAGTGGAAATCGCCCAGGGCGGTCTAATAAAGGGACTGGGTGCGCAGCTTCCATACCAGCAGGGAGTCGCTGAAGCCATTCTAGCAGGATATGCGTTAATTGGAAAATATGCGCCGCCCTATGTGGCTGTCCCATCTTTAAGAGTAACAAAAGAAAATATTCTGGACGCCTGGAAACTCGTTTATAACAAGGAGGCGCCAGCCATCATTCAAAAAGCAGCAGCTCAAGAAGAAGTGTAA
- a CDS encoding substrate-binding domain-containing protein, which translates to MKRKAPLLTSMLLSGSLLLAACQGQQAAKQEEPANKPVEIAKTGSLTINPEIEDKEIMGKGPFGEKAVSAKTLELTEEDIAKIKEGNYTAALVMHYSGTDYMTAQTDALKASFDRMGIEVIAVTDAQFKAEKQVSDIETVTAKKPDIIVSVPVDPVSTAAAYKKAADAGIKLVFMDGTAQGLEPGKDFVSIVSGDNYGNGVEAAEVMAKELDGKGKIGVVFHDADFFVTKQRQTAFEETIKEKYPDIEIVAHGGITGPNDGEKVASAMLTQHNDLDGIFAIWDVPGEGVVSAARTAGRDDLVITTTDLGTNVGLEMASGGTVKGLGAQLPYDQGIAEAILGGYALLGKKAPSYVTTPAVQVTEDNLEESWKLVYRQDVPELIQSAVQQ; encoded by the coding sequence ATGAAAAGAAAAGCTCCATTATTAACATCTATGTTATTGAGCGGCAGCCTTTTGCTTGCGGCATGTCAGGGACAGCAAGCTGCGAAACAGGAAGAACCAGCAAATAAACCAGTGGAAATAGCGAAAACGGGTTCTTTAACCATTAATCCTGAAATTGAAGATAAAGAGATTATGGGGAAAGGTCCTTTTGGAGAAAAAGCTGTTTCAGCGAAAACACTGGAATTAACGGAAGAAGATATTGCAAAGATAAAAGAAGGCAATTACACAGCAGCACTTGTCATGCATTATTCGGGCACTGACTACATGACTGCCCAGACAGATGCGCTGAAAGCAAGCTTTGATCGTATGGGTATTGAAGTCATTGCCGTAACAGATGCTCAATTTAAAGCAGAAAAGCAGGTTTCTGATATTGAAACAGTTACTGCGAAAAAACCGGATATCATTGTTAGTGTGCCAGTAGACCCTGTGTCGACTGCAGCAGCTTACAAAAAAGCAGCTGACGCAGGCATCAAATTAGTCTTCATGGATGGTACTGCCCAAGGGTTAGAGCCAGGAAAGGATTTTGTCAGTATTGTATCAGGCGATAACTACGGAAATGGTGTAGAGGCTGCGGAAGTAATGGCGAAAGAACTTGATGGCAAAGGCAAGATTGGCGTCGTTTTCCATGATGCAGATTTCTTTGTAACAAAGCAGCGCCAAACCGCTTTTGAAGAAACAATAAAAGAAAAATACCCAGATATTGAAATCGTCGCCCATGGAGGCATTACAGGTCCAAACGACGGTGAAAAAGTAGCGTCGGCTATGTTGACCCAGCACAATGATTTAGATGGGATCTTTGCGATCTGGGACGTGCCGGGTGAAGGAGTCGTTTCAGCAGCACGTACAGCAGGAAGAGACGATCTTGTCATCACAACCACAGACCTGGGTACAAACGTTGGGCTGGAAATGGCATCCGGAGGCACAGTAAAAGGACTTGGCGCACAGCTTCCATATGACCAGGGAATCGCTGAAGCCATTTTAGGCGGGTATGCTTTGCTTGGTAAGAAAGCGCCCTCATATGTAACAACACCAGCTGTACAAGTAACAGAAGATAACTTGGAAGAGTCTTGGAAGCTTGTTTACCGCCAAGATGTTCCCGAATTAATTCAAAGCGCAGTTCAACAATAA
- a CDS encoding LacI family DNA-binding transcriptional regulator, producing MPGIKEVAKQANVSIATVSRVLSKPETVAKETIKKVLEVIEDLNYQPNAAARQLRMSETTTILVVVPDITNTFFSDVLRGIEFLALENGYQVLLGDADNSAEREKGYLSILRQKKAAGMILLTAGIEADIVEEIASEYPVVLACEYLEGVNVPTVSIDNVSGARKATEYLINLGHKRIGFISGPMNSVLSRDRLKGFYQAMAQYNLKVEPELVQEGNFSYKSGLNMMLKLLAYSHTPTAVFAANDEMAFGAVNAIERKGLSVPNDISVIGFDNIKFSAIFKPALTTISQPTFDIGTKAMELLIGLMTKQEMKKTQYILENKLVLRDSCYKCRH from the coding sequence ATGCCAGGAATTAAAGAGGTAGCCAAACAAGCAAATGTTTCAATTGCTACTGTATCAAGGGTGTTAAGCAAACCGGAAACGGTGGCGAAGGAGACTATCAAAAAAGTATTAGAAGTCATCGAAGATTTAAATTATCAACCTAATGCAGCCGCCCGCCAGCTACGAATGTCTGAAACAACAACGATTCTAGTAGTTGTCCCGGATATTACGAATACATTCTTTTCCGATGTGCTGAGAGGGATAGAATTTTTAGCTCTTGAAAACGGTTACCAGGTTTTGCTTGGAGATGCAGACAATAGTGCTGAACGTGAGAAGGGATACTTAAGTATACTTCGCCAAAAAAAGGCAGCAGGAATGATTTTGCTGACAGCAGGAATTGAAGCGGACATCGTGGAAGAAATAGCCTCTGAGTATCCGGTCGTTCTTGCATGCGAATACTTGGAAGGCGTTAATGTTCCGACAGTTTCTATTGACAACGTCAGCGGTGCAAGAAAAGCAACCGAGTATCTGATTAATCTTGGGCACAAGAGAATAGGCTTTATCTCAGGCCCCATGAATAGCGTACTGAGCAGAGACAGGCTGAAGGGATTTTATCAGGCGATGGCACAGTATAATCTGAAGGTTGAACCCGAATTAGTGCAGGAAGGCAACTTTTCTTATAAAAGCGGCTTGAATATGATGCTCAAACTTTTAGCGTACAGCCACACACCTACAGCAGTTTTTGCGGCAAACGATGAGATGGCCTTTGGTGCTGTTAATGCAATTGAACGAAAAGGATTATCTGTTCCGAACGACATATCGGTTATTGGCTTTGACAATATAAAGTTTTCGGCCATCTTTAAGCCAGCACTAACAACGATCTCACAGCCGACTTTTGACATAGGCACAAAAGCGATGGAACTTTTAATAGGCCTCATGACAAAGCAGGAAATGAAGAAAACACAGTACATTTTAGAAAACAAGCTGGTTCTTCGGGATTCATGCTATAAATGCAGACATTGA
- a CDS encoding ABC transporter permease, with product MQSKGSNLNGTVALGSHTVSRKKTFDWRDYIVYLAFIGVIIYFSVTLHDQGFVTTDNLLNIIRQTAMISLMGLAMTFVISTGEIDLSVGSIAALSSLTAALTIQAGFGMIGGVAVGLGTGLLVGLVNGLLVTKLAIPSFLVTLGTMGTVAGLAMWITDTAPVPIVDATFNFVFGSGDIGPIPILLVWTVAATIIAHFLLRKTSFGRQTLATGGNESAARFSGVKTQRIKLLVFLGSGFMAGFAGLLYAGRMHAGRFTFGEGDELSVIAAVILGGTSLFGGVGTVIGTVIGSLMIGTINNGLIIMGLDVSQQMMIKGLIIILAVAFGKKAIKR from the coding sequence ATGCAATCCAAGGGTTCTAATCTAAATGGTACAGTTGCTCTGGGCAGCCATACGGTTTCGCGCAAGAAAACATTCGATTGGCGGGACTACATTGTTTATCTTGCTTTTATCGGTGTCATCATTTATTTCTCAGTTACTTTGCATGATCAGGGATTTGTTACAACAGACAACCTGCTTAATATCATTCGTCAAACGGCGATGATTTCTTTAATGGGCCTTGCGATGACATTTGTTATCAGCACAGGAGAAATTGACCTGTCTGTCGGATCGATTGCCGCATTGTCTTCTTTAACAGCAGCATTAACCATCCAAGCCGGATTTGGCATGATCGGCGGCGTAGCGGTTGGTTTAGGAACAGGCCTTCTTGTTGGATTAGTAAATGGTTTATTAGTAACAAAACTAGCGATTCCATCCTTCCTGGTGACACTTGGTACGATGGGAACCGTCGCAGGTCTTGCGATGTGGATTACAGACACGGCACCAGTGCCGATTGTAGATGCAACATTCAACTTTGTATTTGGATCAGGTGATATCGGACCAATTCCTATTCTTTTGGTTTGGACAGTGGCAGCAACCATTATTGCCCACTTTTTACTTCGTAAAACATCATTCGGAAGACAAACGCTTGCAACAGGCGGAAATGAAAGTGCCGCAAGATTCTCAGGTGTTAAAACACAGCGTATTAAGCTTCTTGTTTTCCTTGGTTCCGGCTTTATGGCGGGCTTTGCCGGGCTGCTTTATGCAGGCCGCATGCACGCAGGACGTTTCACATTTGGTGAAGGAGACGAACTTTCTGTTATTGCCGCGGTTATTCTCGGCGGAACGAGTCTTTTTGGCGGAGTCGGAACAGTTATTGGCACAGTGATCGGTTCCTTAATGATCGGAACGATTAACAATGGACTGATCATTATGGGCTTGGATGTCAGCCAGCAAATGATGATTAAAGGATTAATTATTATTTTGGCTGTAGCATTCGGTAAAAAAGCAATCAAACGATAA